The genomic segment GCGAAGGTACAGTTCCACTTCATACCCTTCGTGCTGATATCGATTATGGTACAGCTGAAGCGCATACGACTTATGGTCGTATCGGTGTAAAAGTTTGGATCTACCGTGGCGAAGTCCTTCCGGTTAAGAAGAAAGCTCCCCAGGAAGGAGGCAACTAATCATGTTGGTACCTAAACGTGTCAAACACCGCAAGCAACAACGCGGACATATGAAAGGTCGCGCTAAAGGCGGTACTGAAGTTTCTTTCGGAGAATACGGTCTTCAAGCGCTTGAGCCGTCATGGATTACGAACCGTCAAATCGAATCGGCTCGTATTGCTATGACTCGTTACATCAAACGTGGTGGTAAAGTATGGATTAAGATTTTCCCTGCTAAGCCAATCACTCAAAAGCCTCTCGAGGTTCGTATGGGTAGCGGTAAAGGTAACGTTGAGAAATGGGTTGCTGTAGTTAAGCCAGGCAAAATTATGTTTGAGCTTGCTGGAGTACCTGAAGAGGTTGCTCGCGAAGCAATGCGTCTTGCGTCACACAAACTGCCTGTTAAAACGAAGTTCGTGAAACGCGAAGAAGTAGGTGGTGAAGCAAATGAAGGCTAGTGAATTTCGTAACCTAACCTCTGCTGAGATCGAACAAAAGGTAAATGGTTTTAAAGAGGAGCTATTCAACCTTCGTTTCCAATTGGCTACTGGCCAACTGGATAATCCGACACGGATTCGTGACGTACGGAGAGAAATTGCTCGTGCTAAAACCATCTTGCGTGAAAGAGAACTCGGAATCAGCAGCTAAATAGTAGTCCTTAACTAAGGAAAAATTGCCAAGGTTTAAGGAAGGAGGAAGAACATGAGCGAACGTAATGCCCGCAAAGTGTTAGTCGGTAAAGTGGTGAGTGACAAAATGGATAAAACAGTTGTTGTTGCTATTGAAACATATAAAAAACACAACCTGTACCATAAACGCATTAAATCCACGAAAAAGTTCAAAGCCCATGATGAGAACAACGAAGCTAAAATCGGCGATGTTGTAAAAATTATGGAAACTCGTCCGCTTTCGAAAGACAAACGCTTCAGACTCGTGGAGATTGTTGAAGTAGCGATTGTCCTTTAAGTTTGAAAATGTAATCTAGTTTTGTCCGAAAGGAGGACGTTGACATGATTCAACCATTTTCCCGTTTGCGTGTCGCTGATAACTCAGGTGCAAAAGAACTGATGTGTATCCGTGTACTTGGTGGAACTGGTCGTCGCGTAGCGGCTATCGGTGATTTGATCGTTTGTTCCGTTAAACAAGCAACACCAGGCGGCGTTGTCAAAAAAGGTGATGTTGTTAAAGCAGTTATCGTTCGTACAAAGCGTACGGTTCGTCGTAAAGACGGTTCCTACATCGCGTTTGACGAAAATGCAGCTGTAATCGTTAAGGAAGACAAGAGCCCACGTGGTACTCGTATTTTTGGACCAGTTGCCCGTGAGCTTCGCGATAAAGATTTCATGAAAATCGTATCGCTTGCACCAGAAGTTATCTAATAAAAGTCCCCAAGGGATTGCAATAGCTTGATCATCAAGCATGCAGGAGGTGTAACTCATGCCAAGATTGAAAAAAATTCTTGAATCGCATAACAATAAATTGCACGTTAAAAAAGATGATACGGTCATCGTCATTTCCGGTAAGGATAAAGGCAAAAAAGGCCGTGTAATCGCTGCATATCCGCGTGAAAACCGCGTACTTGTAGAAGGCGTCAATATGGTTAAAAAGCATACTCGTCCATCGCAGGCTAACCCGCAGGGCGGTATCATCGAGCAAGAAGCGCCGATTCACGTATCGAACGTGATGCACATTGATCCGAAGAGCGGTAAAGTAACTCGCATTGGATACAAAGTGCTTGATAACGGCAAAAAAGTTCGGATCGCAAAACGTTCCGGCGAAGTAATCGACTAACGTTACTGTAGGAAGGAGGACCATGAATCATGGCTGCAAGAATGAAGGATCGTTTTCTTAACGAGATCACTCCTGCTCTGATGCAGAAGTTTAACTATACAACAGTTATGCAAGTGCCTAAAATCGAGAAAGTCGTCATCAATATGGGTGTCGGCGAAGCGGTTGCTAACTCGAAAGTACTTGATGTTGCTGTTGATGAGCTTCGTCAAATCGCCGGTCAAAAACCGGTTGTAACACGCGCGAAGAAGTCCATTGCCGGCTTCAAACTTCGTGAGAACATGCCAATCGGGGTTAAAGTAACACTGCGCGGCGAGCGTATGTATTATTTCCTGGATAAGCTGTTCAACATCTCCCTCCCACGTGTACGTGACTTCCGTGGCGTATCATCGAAAGCATTCGATGGTCGCGGTAACTACACACTGGGTTTGAAAGAGCAATTGATCTTCCCGGAGATTGAATACGATAAAGTTGATAAAGTTCGTGGTATGGATATCGTCATCGTGACGACGGCAAAAACGGACGAAGAATCTCGCGAATTGCTCACCCAATTGGGTATGCCGTTTGCGAAGTAATCCACTTTTAGGAGGTGTAATACCCAGTGGCAAAAACTTCGATGAAAGTGAAGCAACAACGTACACCGAAATTTAAAGTGCGTGCTTACACGCGCTGTGAACGTTGTGGCCGTCCGCACTCTGTTTTGCAAAAGTTTAAAATTTGCCGGATTTGTTTCCGTGAGTTAGCATACAAAGGCCAGATCCCTGGCGTTAAGAAAGCAAGCTGGTAATAAGCCTAGTTCGGGAAGGAGGTTAACACAAATGGTTATGTCTGATCCGATTGCAGATATGCTGACACGCATTCGCAACGCGAACGTTGTTCGTCATGAAACCGTTGAAATGCCCGCTTCGAAAGTGAAGAAGGAAATCGCTGAAATTCTGAAGCGTGAAGGTTTCATCCGCGATGCTGAATATATCGAGGATAACAAGCAAGGGATTATCCGTATTTTCTTGAAATACGGCCCGAGCCAAGAGCGCGTAATCACTGGTCTGAAACGTATTTCTAAACCAGGTCTTCGCGTTTATACAAAATCTAATGAGATCCCTCGTGTACTGGGCGGTCT from the Paenibacillus sp. BIHB 4019 genome contains:
- the rplP gene encoding 50S ribosomal protein L16 → MLVPKRVKHRKQQRGHMKGRAKGGTEVSFGEYGLQALEPSWITNRQIESARIAMTRYIKRGGKVWIKIFPAKPITQKPLEVRMGSGKGNVEKWVAVVKPGKIMFELAGVPEEVAREAMRLASHKLPVKTKFVKREEVGGEANEG
- the rplE gene encoding 50S ribosomal protein L5 — translated: MAARMKDRFLNEITPALMQKFNYTTVMQVPKIEKVVINMGVGEAVANSKVLDVAVDELRQIAGQKPVVTRAKKSIAGFKLRENMPIGVKVTLRGERMYYFLDKLFNISLPRVRDFRGVSSKAFDGRGNYTLGLKEQLIFPEIEYDKVDKVRGMDIVIVTTAKTDEESRELLTQLGMPFAK
- the rpsQ gene encoding 30S ribosomal protein S17 — protein: MSERNARKVLVGKVVSDKMDKTVVVAIETYKKHNLYHKRIKSTKKFKAHDENNEAKIGDVVKIMETRPLSKDKRFRLVEIVEVAIVL
- the rpmC gene encoding 50S ribosomal protein L29, whose product is MKASEFRNLTSAEIEQKVNGFKEELFNLRFQLATGQLDNPTRIRDVRREIARAKTILRERELGISS
- a CDS encoding type Z 30S ribosomal protein S14, producing the protein MAKTSMKVKQQRTPKFKVRAYTRCERCGRPHSVLQKFKICRICFRELAYKGQIPGVKKASW
- the rplN gene encoding 50S ribosomal protein L14, encoding MIQPFSRLRVADNSGAKELMCIRVLGGTGRRVAAIGDLIVCSVKQATPGGVVKKGDVVKAVIVRTKRTVRRKDGSYIAFDENAAVIVKEDKSPRGTRIFGPVARELRDKDFMKIVSLAPEVI
- the rpsH gene encoding 30S ribosomal protein S8; its protein translation is MVMSDPIADMLTRIRNANVVRHETVEMPASKVKKEIAEILKREGFIRDAEYIEDNKQGIIRIFLKYGPSQERVITGLKRISKPGLRVYTKSNEIPRVLGGLGIAIISTSKGIMTDKEARQGKAGGEVVCYVW
- the rplX gene encoding 50S ribosomal protein L24, with the protein product MPRLKKILESHNNKLHVKKDDTVIVISGKDKGKKGRVIAAYPRENRVLVEGVNMVKKHTRPSQANPQGGIIEQEAPIHVSNVMHIDPKSGKVTRIGYKVLDNGKKVRIAKRSGEVID